A genome region from Arachis duranensis cultivar V14167 chromosome 6, aradu.V14167.gnm2.J7QH, whole genome shotgun sequence includes the following:
- the LOC107494016 gene encoding uncharacterized protein LOC107494016 produces the protein MKKGQSGSRVAGGTESNWCKAARGGTGIAVLALLITKPFDVNRLQQGLNKLQNSHPILKTRLVYSNSETEGGGTGKGTGLSFLTSPTPYVKIESYSLSATSKIIGGEGNDTVSSPLQKILEHELNQNTWRDLNTTARGSDMFLASMYAVSEMTWVAAMRLHVAACDRTTAVSLLKELLLVMTEAEGEKEEESKNGDPGGGLALAIEDLVPCGMAKKAIWTHGIDVLSYSVNSIRQTNLKFHDTRGKRFSQIVRLQLNQPDTNRVLAGCKRNRIKLCGALTAAGLIAAHSSKNSSRTYGVITFTDCRSSLDPPLSFHDFGFYNSAIINNHVMKGGESLWELAKKTYGAFATSKNNKKHFTDMADTNFLMCKAIDNPSLTSSSALRTSIMSVFEDAVVDDSTEMQRHVGVEDYMGCASVHGVGPSMGIFDTIRDGGLDCVCVYPAPLHSREQMQDLVNNMKAILIEAGKTCQP, from the exons ATGAAGAAGGGGCAGAGTGGTAGTCGAGTTGCTGGTGGAACAGAGAGTAATTGGTGCAAAGCGGCTCGCGGCGGCACCGGCATTGCGGTGCTGGCGTTGCTCATAACTAAGCCCTTTGATGTTAACCGTCTCCAGCAAGGACTCAACAAACTGCAAAATTCTCATCCTATCCTCAAGACGAGGCTTGTCTACTCCAACTCTGAAACAGAAGGCGGAGGGACAGGGAAAGGAACAGGCTTGTCATTTCTCACTTCTCCCACTCCTTACGTCAAGATCGAATCGTACAGCCTCTCTGCCACTTCTAAGATCATCGGAGGAGAAGGAAACGACACCGTTTCTTCCCCGTTGCAAAAGATCCTAGAGCATGAGCTGAACCAGAACACATGGCGCGATTTGAATACCACTGCCAGAGGCTCCGATATGTTTTTGGCGAGCATGTATGCGGTGAGCGAGATGACGTGGGTGGCAGCGATGAGGCTGCACGTGGCGGCTTGTGACCGTACAACGGCGGTGTCGCTGTTGAAGGAGCTTCTTCTGGTGATGACGGAGGCGGAGggggagaaagaggaagagagtAAGAATGGAGATCCGGGTGGAGGGTTGGCTTTGGCGATTGAGGATCTTGTGCCTTGCGGGATGGCGAAGAAGGCTATTTGGACACATGGCATCGATGTGCTTAGTTACTCGGTGAACTCTATCAGGCAAACGAATCTGAAATTTCATGACACGAGAGGCAAGAGGTTTTCGCAAATTGTGAGACTGCAACTAAACCAGCCCGACACCAATAGGGTTTTAGCT GGTTGCAAGCGTAACAGGATTAAACTTTGCGGGGCATTGACGGCTGCAGGGTTGATAGCTGCGCACAGCTCAAAGAACAGTTCAAGGACATATGGGGTCATAACCTTCACCGACTGCCGATCCAGCCTCGATCCACCTCTCTCTTTTCACGACTTTG GGTTTTATAACTCCGCAATTATCAACAACCACGTGATGAAAGGAGGGGAAAGTCTATGGGAGCTGGCGAAGAAGACATATGGAGCATTTGCAACCtccaagaacaacaagaagcaCTTCACAGACATGGCTGACACGAACTTCCTCATGTGCAAGGCCATAGACAACCCCAGCCTAACCTCATCTTCAGCTCTTAGAACCTCCATCATGTCGGTGTTCGAGGACGCGGTGGTGGATGACAGCACCGAGATGCAGCGCCATGTTGGGGTGGAGGACTACATGGGGTGTGCTTCGGTGCACGGTGTGGGCCCCTCCATGGGGATCTTTGATACCATTAGAGATGGAGGCTTGGATTGTGTGTGCGTGTACCCTGCGCCATTGCACTCCAGGGAACAGATGCAAGACCTTGTTAACAACATGAAGGCTATTCTTATTGAAGCTGGCAAGACCTGCCAGCCATAG